The Metabacillus schmidteae genome has a segment encoding these proteins:
- the ilvE gene encoding branched-chain-amino-acid transaminase gives MGDQWIFLNDDFVKKEDAKISVYDHGFLYGDGVFEGIRVYSGNIFRMKEHMDRLYQSAKSIMLTIPYSQEELTELVVETVKKNGLSDAYIRLVVSRGTGDLGLDPYNCKRANTVIIVEPLSIFPKHLYETGIDIVTVATRRNRPDVLSPKVKSLNYLNNVLVKIEAHLANVSEALMLNDQGYVAEGSADNIFILKNGKLLTPPGYIGALEGITRNAIIDIATELGYEVREEPFTRHDVYTAEEVFLTGTAAEVIAVVKVDGRTIGTGVPGEETKKLLGAFRKKVVEEGVKVENIPESLHVS, from the coding sequence ATGGGTGACCAGTGGATATTTCTAAATGATGATTTTGTAAAGAAAGAAGATGCAAAAATATCAGTTTATGATCACGGTTTTTTATACGGTGATGGAGTATTCGAAGGTATTCGGGTTTACAGTGGGAATATTTTTAGGATGAAGGAGCATATGGATCGATTATATCAATCGGCAAAATCAATTATGCTAACCATTCCCTACTCCCAGGAAGAATTAACTGAATTAGTCGTTGAAACTGTAAAAAAGAACGGTTTAAGCGATGCGTACATTCGATTAGTTGTTTCAAGAGGAACTGGTGACCTTGGATTAGATCCATATAATTGTAAACGGGCAAATACAGTCATTATCGTTGAACCTCTATCGATCTTTCCTAAGCATTTGTATGAAACAGGGATTGATATCGTGACAGTTGCAACGAGAAGAAACAGACCAGATGTATTAAGTCCAAAAGTAAAATCGCTAAATTATTTAAACAATGTGTTAGTTAAAATCGAAGCACATTTAGCCAATGTGAGTGAAGCTTTAATGCTGAATGATCAAGGTTATGTTGCAGAAGGTTCTGCTGACAATATATTTATCTTGAAAAATGGGAAGTTATTAACTCCCCCTGGATATATAGGAGCTCTAGAAGGCATTACAAGAAATGCCATTATTGATATAGCTACTGAATTGGGTTATGAAGTACGTGAGGAGCCATTTACTCGTCACGATGTATATACAGCCGAAGAGGTTTTCTTAACCGGTACTGCGGCAGAGGTCATAGCAGTTGTTAAAGTAGATGGACGCACGATAGGAACCGGTGTCCCAGGTGAGGAAACGAAGAAGCTTTTAGGAGCTTTTCGTAAGAAAGTTGTTGAAGAGGGCGTTAAGGTAGAAAATATACCTGAAAGTCTTCATGTAAGCTAA